In Micromonospora sp. NBC_01813, the following are encoded in one genomic region:
- a CDS encoding EutN/CcmL family microcompartment protein translates to MILAEVLGKVWPDRILTALRGHRLVLVREQPDGPQRVAVDLMNAGTGSTVLVATDEAAAAATGVPAVDAAVVALVADQSGTFVTRD, encoded by the coding sequence ATGATTCTCGCAGAGGTTCTCGGCAAGGTCTGGCCGGACCGAATCCTGACTGCGCTGAGAGGCCACCGACTCGTCCTGGTCCGGGAACAGCCGGACGGACCGCAGCGGGTCGCCGTCGATCTGATGAACGCCGGCACCGGCAGCACTGTTCTGGTAGCCACAGATGAGGCGGCAGCCGCCGCCACCGGTGTTCCGGCAGTCGACGCGGCCGTCGTCGCGCTGGTGGCCGACCAGTCCGGAACATTCGTCACCCGGGATTGA